A single region of the Anomaloglossus baeobatrachus isolate aAnoBae1 chromosome 2, aAnoBae1.hap1, whole genome shotgun sequence genome encodes:
- the CIDEB gene encoding lipid transferase CIDEB, with translation MDFISNIGAGAFRSVSSVGSEITRRVKTASAPPQRPFRVCSHDRSIRKGVTAGSLRELIAKAMDALFLTGIVTLILEDDGTLLDSEEFFDTLEDGSVIMVLERGQKWNPKKGVLSYSLKQEKPKNSRDIARITFDVYKLNPRDLFGSLNVKATFYGLYSMSCDFQCLGPKKVIREVLRVLSAALNGVGRIMLTASGVLRRLLEGGDHWQNRICEYEG, from the exons ATGGATTTTATATCTAACATCGGTGCCGGGGCTTTCAG GTCAGTCTCCTCTGTAGGGTCAGAGATAACTCGGAGAGTGAAAACTGCCTCTGCACCGCCGCAGAGACCTTTCCGTGTTTGTAGTCATGACCGATCCATACGTAAAGGTGTTACTGCTGGCTCCCTGCGAGAGCTCATAGCAAAG GCTATGGATGCCCTCTTTCTGACGGGTATTGTGACTTTAATATTGGAGGATGATGGGACATTACTGGATTCAGAAGAATTCTTTGACACCCTTGAAGATGGTTCAGTTATCATGGTTCTAGAAAGAGGACAAAAGTGGAATCCAAAAAAG GGGGTGTTGTCTTATTCTTTGAAACAAGAGAAACCAAAGAACAGTCGGGATATTGCACGAATCACATTTGATGTATACAAGCTGAACCCACGCGATCTTTTTGGCAGTCTAAATGTAAAGGCCACCTTCTATGGCTTGTATTCCATGAGCTGTGACTTCCAGTGCCTAGGACCAAAGAAAGTGATCAG GGAGGTACTGCGGGTTTTGTCAGCAGCGTTGAATGGTGTGGGGCGCATTATGCTTACTGCCTCCGGAGTACTGAGACGGTTGTTGGAAGGCGGAGATCACTGGCAGAATCGAATCTGTGAATATGAAGGCTGA